The Palleronia sp. THAF1 genome contains the following window.
GACCGCCGCCAAGCTGCGCGTGGGCTACTTCGCACAGCATCAGGTGGACGAACTGCGCATCGACGAAACGCCACTGGATCACCTGCGCCGGATGCGCCCCTTGGAAACACCCGCGCGCGGTCGCGCGCGCCTTGCCGGTTTTGGCCTTGGTGCGGAACAGGCGGATACGCTGGTAAAGGGATTGTCCGGCGGCCAGAAAGCCCGCCTGTCCCTGCTGATCGCGACGCTCGACGCGCCGCACATGCTGATCCTTGATGAGCCGACGAACCACTTGGATATCGAGTCCCGCGAAGCGCTGGTCGAAGCGCTGACCGCCTACACCGGCGCCGTGATCCTCGTCAGCCACGACATGCACCTGCTGTCGCTGGTGGCCGATCGCCTATGGCTAGTCAAAGGCGGTCGCGTCGCGCCTTACGAGCACGATCTCGACACCTATCGCCAATCGCTGCTGCAGGGAGAGCCGAAGGCCGAGAAGCCGAAGAAAGCCGATCCGCCCAGCGCCCCCAAACCCAGCCGCGATCAGGTTATGGCGCTGCGTTCGGAAGTGCGCAAAGCCGAGGCCCGCGTCGCCAAGATCGAAGAGATGCGCGATAAACTGGCCAAGAAGCTGGCCGATCCCGCGTTGTATGAAGACGCTCGCGTCGGCGAGTTGGCCACCTGGAACAAGAAATACGCCGAGGTGCAGGAGGCAATGGACCGCGCAGAGGCGCTGTGGATGGCGGCGTCGGAAAAGCTGGAGCGTGCGGAGTCGTAATGCGCGAAATATGCAAATTGTCTGTTCTATTTCGGTGTGAAACCCACCCCGAATGCACGAAATTCGCATGACCGCAGATTTCCTTGTCACCGCCTTCGTCACGCTCTTCGTCGTGATCGACCCCATCGGCACTACTCCGATTTTCGTCGCGCTGACACGCGGTATGGCCCCTGCCCGCCGCCACGCCATCGCGCGCCGCGCCTGCGTGATCGGCCTTGTGATCCTTGCCGCCTTCGGCCTGTTCGGAGAGGCGCTTCTGGGCTTCGTCGGCATTTCCATGCCCGCCTTCCGGATCGCAGGTGGCTTGCTGCTGTTCCTGACCGCGCTGGAGATGTTGTTCGGTCGGCGCACCGAGCGCCGCTCATCGCAGGCGGGCACATCGGAAGAAGATGACGATGAAGACGACACCCCCGAGGACGACCCTTCGGTCTTCCCGCTGGCGATCCCGCTTCTGGCCGGTCCCGGCTCTATCGCGTCGCTGATCCTGTTGATGGACCAATCGGGCGGCACGCCGCTGACACTAAGCAGCCTGTTTGCCGTGATCGCCCTGATCTACGCGATCTGCTACCTTTTGTTCAGGGCCGCGGGCCCCATCGAACGCGGCCTTGGCCCCACCGGCATCCTTGTCGTCACGCGTCTCCTGGGAATGCTACTGGCCGCACTCTCGGTGCAATTCGTACTGGACGGCATAGCCAACGCGGGGCTGAGCATCGGCCCCTAGCCAACGGGCCTGCGCGCGCCCATATCAACGCCATGACAGGCGACGATATCGGCAATTTCCTATACCTCGCGCTGCTTGGCGCAGCGATCTTCGGCTATTTCATCGCGGCGAACCGCCAGTCGATGGGCCGCACCCTGCGCTACCTAGCGCTGTGGGGCCTGATCTTCGTGGGGGTCATCGCTGCCGCCGGGCTGTGGCCCACCGTGCGCGACCAGATCGCCCCGCAACAGGTTCTGACCGCGAGCGGCGCGCTGGAAGTGCCTTTGGGCCCGGACGGTCACTACCACATGACGCTGGGCATAAACGGCGCGCCGATCCGCTTTGTCGTGGATACGGGTGCGACCGATCTGGTGCTTAGCCAAGACGACGCCCGACGCGCCGGGATCGAGCCTGATACGTTGGCCTATCTGGGCCGCGCGCAGACTGCGAACGGCACCGTGCCCATGGCGCAGGTGCGGCTTGAGACGGTGACGCTGGGCGAAACGGTCGAGCGCAACGTGCCTGCGTCCGTGAACGGTGGAGAGATGTTCGGCTCACTTCTGGGCATGAGCTATCTCTCGCGTTTTGGGCGTATCAGCATCGAAAACAACCGCTTGACGCTGGAACGCTAGTCCGGGGCCGGCGTCTCGGCCTTCTTTTCCCACTTGCCTGATTCTTCGGACCAGTATTGCGCGGCTACGCCCGCCTTGGTCAGCGCACGCCACTGGCCGCGCGCGCGGTCGAGTGCGGCCCCGTCCATGCCGTCGAACAGCACGCACACGCGGGCCGACGCAGTCACCTCTTCCGGCGTCACCTCTGCGCCCTCGACACTTATCACGCAGTGGCGGCCATCGGCCCCCTGCCCGTCCAGGGCCAGAAGCACCGGCTGATCCGCATCTTGTGCGCCGCCCGCCATCCCATGCGGCAGGAAGCTGGTCGGATCGCCCGTCCACAGGCGCAGGTCCAGTTGCTCCATCGCGCGCGGATTGCGCCCGCGCACCAACACCCGCCAGCCTTGCGCCAGTGAGCGGTCAAGCAGTTGCGGCAGCACCTGATCCAAGGGCCGCCGCGTGAGGTGGTAGAAGTAGGCCGCGCCCATGTCAGCTTTCGAACGCGTCGCGCACCAGCTGGTCCAGCGCGCGCACGCCCCAACCCGAAGCCCCTTTGGGGGCGTAGGGCGAATCGAACGAGGTCGAGGCGACGCCCGCAATGTCGATGTGCGCCCATTTCGTGCCGTCCTGCACGAAGCGGTGCAAAAATTCGGCCGCCGTGATCGTACCCGCAGGCCGGCCGCCGACGTTCTTCACATCCGCGATGCGGGACTTCAGCTGGTCGGCGTACTCCTTGCCAAGCGGCAGACGCCATGCGCCTTCACCTGCCGTGCCAGCCGCTTTCAGCAGATCGCCACAGAAGCCATCGTCGTTGGACAAAACGCCCGCGTTGTGATGGCCCAGCCCGATGATGACGGCCCCGGTCAGCGTCGCCAAGTCGATCATCGCCGCCGGTTTGTAGGTTTCCTGCGCGTACCACATCACATCGCACAGGACCAAGCGGCCCTCTGCGTCGGTATTGATAACCTCGACCGTGTCACCCTTCATGGAATGCACGACGTCGCCGGGACGCACGGCGTTCGGCCCTGGCATGTTCTCGACCAAGCCCACGAGACCCACAACGTTCGCCTTCGCCTTCCGCATCGCCAAAGTCTGCATGACACCCGCGACGACGGCAGAACCGCCCATGTCCATCGTCATGTCTTCCATGCCGGCGGCGGGCTTGAGGCTGATGCCGCCGGTGTCGAACACGACGCCTTTGCCGACCAGCGCCAAGGGGGCCTCTTCACCGCCGCCCATCCACTTCATGACGACAACTTTCGACGGGCTATCGGAGCCTTGCCCCACGGACAGAAGCGCGCCCATCCCCAGTTCAGCCAGCATGTCCTCTTCCAGCACCTCGACCTCCAGTCCCAGATCGGACAGAGCTTTCAGACGGTCTGCGTAGCTGGTGGTGGTCAGGACGTTGGCCGGAGCGTTCACAAGGTCGCGGCAGAAGAAGACGCCCGTGGCTTGTGCGGTCAGATCATCCGCGTCGATGGTCGCGGGATCAGAGACCATCACCGTCAGCCCACCGCGCTCGGCGGTGTCGGTCTTCGTCTTCTGGTCGGTGTAGTCATAGGCCCGCAGCGCTGCGCCCAGCGCCACCTCGGCGGCGTGCTTGCGGTTGCCAAGGCACAGTGTCATCGCGTTCGCCCCGCCTGCGCGGCCCACGGCGACACCCGCCTTGCGCGCGTCTTCAGCACCCGCGCGCTTGGCCAGCTTTACGACGCAGATGGCTTCGGCGGCCATGCCCGTGGGCCAAGACAGCGTGACGGCGTCGCCCTCCGACGCCTTGCCCCAGGCCTCTGCTCCCACCGCGCGATCCACCGCGCCGCGTGTCAGCTTGTTCACGCGTTTGGCCGCCGGGTCCATGCTGCCTTCCGCGTCGACGAAGACGGCGACGATGCCGGTCGTATCGGCCAGGGCGTCGGTGGCGGTCTCGATGACGGTGATCGGTGCGGGGGTGGTCATGGCGTTCTCCTGGAATGGGTCGGGACAGAGGTAGGGGCCTAGGCCGCCGATGACCAGAAGGCAGTTTGCCCCCGGCGCGCCATCGGCTAGGGTGTCGTAAGGGACAAGGGATAGGCACGGCGTGAGGACTTACGACAGATACCTGCTGTCCCAGCTTCTGACGCTGTTCGGCTTCTTCAGCATCGTGCTTGTCGCCGTCTACTGGGTGAATCGCGCCGTGTCGTTGTTCGACCGACTAATCGCGGATGGGCAATCGGCTATCGTCTTCCTGGAATTCTCGGCGCTGGCCCTGCCAAGCGTGATCCGGGTCGTCCTGCCCATCGCCGCCTTCGCCGCTGCCGTCTACGTGACGAACCGGATGCGCGGCGACAGTGAGCTTGTGGTGGCCAGCGCCGCAGGCCTGTCACCCTTGCGGTTGGCCCGCGCGGTTCTGGTCTTCGGCGCGATTGCAGCCGTTCTTACGGGCGTGATGACCCATGTGCTTACCCCCTTGGCCACCGCTCGGCTGGATCAGCGCAGCGCAGAGATTGCCCAGGACGTGACTGCGGGGCTGCTGAGTGACGGGCAGTTCCTGCATCCGGTGTCGGGCGTGACCGTCTTCATCGCCGACATCACCGAACAGGGCGAGTTGAGCCAGGTCTTCCTGTCGGATCGTCGCGCCTCCGGCTCTGCAACGACCTACTCCGCCGAGCGCGCCGCCTTGGTGCGCCGCGAAGGCGCAGCGTTCCTTGTAATGTTCGACGGCATGGCTCAGACGCTCGCGACGGATACCCGGCAACTGTCCGTCACCCGCTTCGACGACTTCGCCTTCGATATCGGGACGATGACCGATCTGGGTGAAGCTGGGCCACGCGATCTGGACGCCGTGCCAAGCCTCGCCATCCTGACCGATACAACTACAATCGCCACAGAGACTGATCTGCCCCGCCAGCGCGTCATCGTTGCGGTGCATGAGCGGATGACGGGCGCGCTCCAGAGCCTTGTGGCGCCGGTTCTGGGGATTGCCGCGATGTTGCTTGGCGGATTCTCGCGCTTTTCGGCTTGGCGGCAGGTAACGGCGGCCATCACGGCGTTGATCGGATACGAGCTGTTACAGAGGGTCGCCTTGGACGCGGTTCTGAATAGCGGTATTTCTGCCGCCGTCCTTTACGCTCCCACCTTGGTCTTCGCGCTACTGGCGTTGGTGTTCTTGTGGCTGGCCGGGCGCGGACGCAGCCCACGCGGGCGGGCGGTACCCGCATGATCCTGCACCTGTATTTCGCCAGGCGTTTCGCGGGCACCTTCGTCTTCGTGCTGTCGATCTTCTTCGGCATTCTGCTGCTGATCGACCTTGTCGAGCAGGTTCGCCGGTTCGAGGGCGAAAACGTCGGCCTGATCCGGCTGATCGGCCTGACCCTGCTATCGGTGCCGGAAACACTCTACACGATCCTGCCCCTCATCACGATCATCGCTGCGCTTACGCTGTTCCTAAGCCTCGCGCGCACGTCAGAACTGGTCGTTAGCCGTGCGGCCGGGCGATCTGCGTTTCGCAGCCTTCTGGGCCCAGCGCTGGTGACCTTCCTGATCGGCGTCCTCGCGGTCGCCGCTCTCAACCCTATTGTCGCCGCCACCTCCGGGCAGTTCGACCGAGTGTCCGATGAATTGCGGGGAGAGGTCACCTCTGCCCTGTCGCTGACGCGCAGCGGCGTTTGGCTGCGACAGGGCAATGGCGAAGGGCAGACGGTCATCCAGGCCGTCCGCTCGAACGAGGATGGCACGCGACTGACCGGCGTGACCTTCCTTGGGTTCGACGTGAAGGGCGCGCCGACCTATCGTCTGGAAGGCGATAGCGCCCGGCTGGAGGATGGCGCGTGGCGGGTGCGGAACGCAAAGCGCTGGGACTTTGCCGACCAGAACCCCGAGCAGGACGCGATCAGCGTGTCGCAGACGTCCGTCCCCTCCAGCCTGACCGCCAGTCGCATTGCCGATAGCTTCGGCGATCCATCGACCATCCCCGTATGGGAGCTTCCGGCGTTCATCTCTGACCTTCAAGCATCGGGCTTTTCGGCCCGGCGGCACATTGTTTTCCTGCAATCGCAACTGGCAATGCCCGTTCTTTTGGTTGCCATGGTGCTCATCGGAGCAGCCTTCACGATGCGCCACACACGGCTGGGCCGTAGTGGCCCATCGGTGCTTGTGGCGCTTTCCATCGGGTTCGGACTTTTCTTTCTTGGCGATTTCGCGCAAATCCTAGGAGAGACTGGCCGCATCCCCGCGATGCTGGCCGCATGGGGACCGCCCGTGGCTGCATGCCTGCTGCCATTGGGCCTTATACTGCATTGGGAGGACGGTTGATGCGCGCGCTTCTTCTGGCCCTCTCGCTTGCGCTGGTCTCTCCTGTCGCAAATGCTCAGGACACTGCCGCGCTGGTCGCAGACAGCGTTCGAATCGAAGCTGAAAGCCGCCTGATCGCCGAGGGCGGCGTGCAGGTCGCGTATCAAGGCACCATCCTGACCGCGACGCGCGTGATATATGACCGCGCGGCGGACCAGCTTAGCATCGTCGGCCCGATCAGCCTGAACGACGGCGCAGGTGCCGTGATCGTGGCTGACAGCGCCCAACTGGACGGCGACCTCCGCAACGGCATTCTGGAGTCGGCCCGCCTTGT
Protein-coding sequences here:
- the lptG gene encoding LPS export ABC transporter permease LptG, translated to MILHLYFARRFAGTFVFVLSIFFGILLLIDLVEQVRRFEGENVGLIRLIGLTLLSVPETLYTILPLITIIAALTLFLSLARTSELVVSRAAGRSAFRSLLGPALVTFLIGVLAVAALNPIVAATSGQFDRVSDELRGEVTSALSLTRSGVWLRQGNGEGQTVIQAVRSNEDGTRLTGVTFLGFDVKGAPTYRLEGDSARLEDGAWRVRNAKRWDFADQNPEQDAISVSQTSVPSSLTASRIADSFGDPSTIPVWELPAFISDLQASGFSARRHIVFLQSQLAMPVLLVAMVLIGAAFTMRHTRLGRSGPSVLVALSIGFGLFFLGDFAQILGETGRIPAMLAAWGPPVAACLLPLGLILHWEDG
- a CDS encoding leucyl aminopeptidase, which encodes MTTPAPITVIETATDALADTTGIVAVFVDAEGSMDPAAKRVNKLTRGAVDRAVGAEAWGKASEGDAVTLSWPTGMAAEAICVVKLAKRAGAEDARKAGVAVGRAGGANAMTLCLGNRKHAAEVALGAALRAYDYTDQKTKTDTAERGGLTVMVSDPATIDADDLTAQATGVFFCRDLVNAPANVLTTTSYADRLKALSDLGLEVEVLEEDMLAELGMGALLSVGQGSDSPSKVVVMKWMGGGEEAPLALVGKGVVFDTGGISLKPAAGMEDMTMDMGGSAVVAGVMQTLAMRKAKANVVGLVGLVENMPGPNAVRPGDVVHSMKGDTVEVINTDAEGRLVLCDVMWYAQETYKPAAMIDLATLTGAVIIGLGHHNAGVLSNDDGFCGDLLKAAGTAGEGAWRLPLGKEYADQLKSRIADVKNVGGRPAGTITAAEFLHRFVQDGTKWAHIDIAGVASTSFDSPYAPKGASGWGVRALDQLVRDAFES
- the lptF gene encoding LPS export ABC transporter permease LptF, with product MRTYDRYLLSQLLTLFGFFSIVLVAVYWVNRAVSLFDRLIADGQSAIVFLEFSALALPSVIRVVLPIAAFAAAVYVTNRMRGDSELVVASAAGLSPLRLARAVLVFGAIAAVLTGVMTHVLTPLATARLDQRSAEIAQDVTAGLLSDGQFLHPVSGVTVFIADITEQGELSQVFLSDRRASGSATTYSAERAALVRREGAAFLVMFDGMAQTLATDTRQLSVTRFDDFAFDIGTMTDLGEAGPRDLDAVPSLAILTDTTTIATETDLPRQRVIVAVHERMTGALQSLVAPVLGIAAMLLGGFSRFSAWRQVTAAITALIGYELLQRVALDAVLNSGISAAVLYAPTLVFALLALVFLWLAGRGRSPRGRAVPA
- a CDS encoding TIGR02281 family clan AA aspartic protease, whose protein sequence is MTGDDIGNFLYLALLGAAIFGYFIAANRQSMGRTLRYLALWGLIFVGVIAAAGLWPTVRDQIAPQQVLTASGALEVPLGPDGHYHMTLGINGAPIRFVVDTGATDLVLSQDDARRAGIEPDTLAYLGRAQTANGTVPMAQVRLETVTLGETVERNVPASVNGGEMFGSLLGMSYLSRFGRISIENNRLTLER
- a CDS encoding MarC family protein, with the translated sequence MTADFLVTAFVTLFVVIDPIGTTPIFVALTRGMAPARRHAIARRACVIGLVILAAFGLFGEALLGFVGISMPAFRIAGGLLLFLTALEMLFGRRTERRSSQAGTSEEDDDEDDTPEDDPSVFPLAIPLLAGPGSIASLILLMDQSGGTPLTLSSLFAVIALIYAICYLLFRAAGPIERGLGPTGILVVTRLLGMLLAALSVQFVLDGIANAGLSIGP
- a CDS encoding DNA polymerase III subunit chi, with protein sequence MGAAYFYHLTRRPLDQVLPQLLDRSLAQGWRVLVRGRNPRAMEQLDLRLWTGDPTSFLPHGMAGGAQDADQPVLLALDGQGADGRHCVISVEGAEVTPEEVTASARVCVLFDGMDGAALDRARGQWRALTKAGVAAQYWSEESGKWEKKAETPAPD